A stretch of the Ictidomys tridecemlineatus isolate mIctTri1 chromosome 5, mIctTri1.hap1, whole genome shotgun sequence genome encodes the following:
- the Entpd6 gene encoding ectonucleoside triphosphate diphosphohydrolase 6 isoform X1, whose translation MRKIPNHGTLRMTKVAYPLGLCLGLFIYVVYIKWHRASATQAFFTIAGAASGARWGQQARSSLGSAIRGHEVFYGIMFDAGSTGTRVHVFQFAQPPGETPTLTHETFKALKPGLSAYADDVEKSAQGIQELLDVAKQEIPFDFWKVTPLVLKATAGLRLLPGEKAHKLLQKVKEVFKASPFLVGDDCVSIMNGTDEGVSAWITVNFLTGSLKTPGRSSVGMLDLGGGSTQITFLPRVEGTLQASPPGHLTALQMFNRTYKLYSYSYLGLGLMSARLAILGGVEGKPVKDGKDLVSPCLSPSFKGEWEHAEITYRISGQKAGSLYELCASRVSEVLRNKVHRTEEVKHVDFYAFSYYYDLAASVGLIDAEKGGSLVVGDFEIAAKYVCRTLETQPHSSPFVCMDLTYITLLLQEFGFPRDKVLKLTRKIDNVETSWALGAIFHYIDSLNREKSPALK comes from the exons atgagaaaaataccaAATCATGGGACCCTGCGGATGACGAAGGTGGCATACCCCCTGGGACTGTGCTTGGGCCTATTCATCTACGTCGTCTACATCAAGTGGCACCGGGCCTCTGCCACCCAGGCCTTTTTCACTATCGCTGGGGCAGCCTCAGGGGCCCGGTGGGGACAGCAGGCCCGCAGCTCACTAGGATCAGCTATACGTGGTCATGAGGTCTTCTACGGGATCATGTTTGATGCCGGAAGCACTGGCACCCGCGTGCATGTCTTCCAATTTGCTCAGCCTCCTGGAG AAACCCCCACCTTGACCCATGAAACCTTCAAAGCACTGAAGCCCGGTCTTTCTGCTTATGCTGACGACGTTGAAAAG AGTGCTCAGGGAATTCAGGAACTGCTGGATGTTGCTAAACAAGAGATTCCATTCGACTTCTGGAAGGTCACCCCTCTGGTCCTCAAGGCCACAGCTGGTTTGCGTCTGTTACCAGGAGAAAAGGCCCATAAGTTATTGCAAAAG GTGAAAGAGGTGTTTAAGGCATCACCTTTCCTGGTAGGGGATGACTGTGTTTCCATCATGAACGGAACGGACGAAG GCGTATCAGCATGGATCACTGTCAACTTCCTAACAG GCAGTTTGAAAACCCCAGGAAGGAGCAGTGTGGGCATGCTGGATTTGGGCGGAGGATCCACTCAGATCACCTTCCTTCCACGGGTCGAG GGCACTCTTCAGGCCTCTCCACCTGGCCATCTGACAGCCCTGCAGATGTTTAACAGGACCTATAAACTCTACTCCTACAG CTACCTGGGACTGGGATTGATGTCAGCACGACTGGCGATCTTAGGCGGTGTGGAGGGAAAACCTG TTAAGGATGGAAAGGACTTGGTCAGCCCCTGTCTGTCTCCAAGTTTCAAAGGAGAGTGGGAACATGCTGAAATAACATACAGGATTTCAGGACAGAAGGCAG GGAGCCTCTATGAGCTGTGTGCCAGCCGAGTGTCAGAAGTACTTCGAAATAAAGTACACAGAACGGAAGAGGTGAAGCACGTGGACTTTTATGCTTTTTCCTACTATTATGACCTTGCAGCCAGTGTCGGTCTCATAG ATGCGGAGAAGGGAGGCAGCCTTGTGGTCGGGGACTTTGAGATAGCGGCCAAGTATG TGTGTCGGACTCTGGAGACTCAGCCACACAGCAGCCCCTTCGTGTGCATGGATCTCACCTACATTACCTTGCTGCTCCAGGAGTTTGGCTTTCCCAGGGATAAAGTGCTGAAG CTGACTCGGAAAATCGACAATGTGGAGACGAGCTGGGCTCTGGGGGCCATTTTTCACTACATCGACTCCctgaacagagagaagagtccaGCCTTGAAGTAG
- the Entpd6 gene encoding ectonucleoside triphosphate diphosphohydrolase 6 isoform X2 has protein sequence MRKIPNHGTLRMTKVAYPLGLCLGLFIYVVYIKWHRASATQAFFTIAGAASGARWGQQARSSLGSAIRGHEVFYGIMFDAGSTGTRVHVFQFAQPPGETPTLTHETFKALKPGLSAYADDVEKSAQGIQELLDVAKQEIPFDFWKVTPLVLKATAGLRLLPGEKAHKLLQKVKEVFKASPFLVGDDCVSIMNGTDEGSLKTPGRSSVGMLDLGGGSTQITFLPRVEGTLQASPPGHLTALQMFNRTYKLYSYSYLGLGLMSARLAILGGVEGKPVKDGKDLVSPCLSPSFKGEWEHAEITYRISGQKAGSLYELCASRVSEVLRNKVHRTEEVKHVDFYAFSYYYDLAASVGLIDAEKGGSLVVGDFEIAAKYVCRTLETQPHSSPFVCMDLTYITLLLQEFGFPRDKVLKLTRKIDNVETSWALGAIFHYIDSLNREKSPALK, from the exons atgagaaaaataccaAATCATGGGACCCTGCGGATGACGAAGGTGGCATACCCCCTGGGACTGTGCTTGGGCCTATTCATCTACGTCGTCTACATCAAGTGGCACCGGGCCTCTGCCACCCAGGCCTTTTTCACTATCGCTGGGGCAGCCTCAGGGGCCCGGTGGGGACAGCAGGCCCGCAGCTCACTAGGATCAGCTATACGTGGTCATGAGGTCTTCTACGGGATCATGTTTGATGCCGGAAGCACTGGCACCCGCGTGCATGTCTTCCAATTTGCTCAGCCTCCTGGAG AAACCCCCACCTTGACCCATGAAACCTTCAAAGCACTGAAGCCCGGTCTTTCTGCTTATGCTGACGACGTTGAAAAG AGTGCTCAGGGAATTCAGGAACTGCTGGATGTTGCTAAACAAGAGATTCCATTCGACTTCTGGAAGGTCACCCCTCTGGTCCTCAAGGCCACAGCTGGTTTGCGTCTGTTACCAGGAGAAAAGGCCCATAAGTTATTGCAAAAG GTGAAAGAGGTGTTTAAGGCATCACCTTTCCTGGTAGGGGATGACTGTGTTTCCATCATGAACGGAACGGACGAAG GCAGTTTGAAAACCCCAGGAAGGAGCAGTGTGGGCATGCTGGATTTGGGCGGAGGATCCACTCAGATCACCTTCCTTCCACGGGTCGAG GGCACTCTTCAGGCCTCTCCACCTGGCCATCTGACAGCCCTGCAGATGTTTAACAGGACCTATAAACTCTACTCCTACAG CTACCTGGGACTGGGATTGATGTCAGCACGACTGGCGATCTTAGGCGGTGTGGAGGGAAAACCTG TTAAGGATGGAAAGGACTTGGTCAGCCCCTGTCTGTCTCCAAGTTTCAAAGGAGAGTGGGAACATGCTGAAATAACATACAGGATTTCAGGACAGAAGGCAG GGAGCCTCTATGAGCTGTGTGCCAGCCGAGTGTCAGAAGTACTTCGAAATAAAGTACACAGAACGGAAGAGGTGAAGCACGTGGACTTTTATGCTTTTTCCTACTATTATGACCTTGCAGCCAGTGTCGGTCTCATAG ATGCGGAGAAGGGAGGCAGCCTTGTGGTCGGGGACTTTGAGATAGCGGCCAAGTATG TGTGTCGGACTCTGGAGACTCAGCCACACAGCAGCCCCTTCGTGTGCATGGATCTCACCTACATTACCTTGCTGCTCCAGGAGTTTGGCTTTCCCAGGGATAAAGTGCTGAAG CTGACTCGGAAAATCGACAATGTGGAGACGAGCTGGGCTCTGGGGGCCATTTTTCACTACATCGACTCCctgaacagagagaagagtccaGCCTTGAAGTAG
- the Entpd6 gene encoding ectonucleoside triphosphate diphosphohydrolase 6 isoform X3 translates to MRKIPNHGTLRMTKVAYPLGLCLGLFIYVVYIKWHRASATQAFFTIAGAASGARWGQQARSSLGSAIRGHEVFYGIMFDAGSTGTRVHVFQFAQPPGETPTLTHETFKALKPGLSAYADDVEKSAQGIQELLDVAKQEIPFDFWKVTPLVLKATAGLRLLPGEKAHKLLQKVKEVFKASPFLVGDDCVSIMNGTDEGVSAWITVNFLTGSLKTPGRSSVGMLDLGGGSTQITFLPRVEGTLQASPPGHLTALQMFNRTYKLYSYSYLGLGLMSARLAILGGVEGKPVKDGKDLVSPCLSPSFKGEWEHAEITYRISGQKAGSLYELCASRVSEVLRNKVHRTEEVKHVDFYAFSYYYDLAASVGLIVCRTLETQPHSSPFVCMDLTYITLLLQEFGFPRDKVLKLTRKIDNVETSWALGAIFHYIDSLNREKSPALK, encoded by the exons atgagaaaaataccaAATCATGGGACCCTGCGGATGACGAAGGTGGCATACCCCCTGGGACTGTGCTTGGGCCTATTCATCTACGTCGTCTACATCAAGTGGCACCGGGCCTCTGCCACCCAGGCCTTTTTCACTATCGCTGGGGCAGCCTCAGGGGCCCGGTGGGGACAGCAGGCCCGCAGCTCACTAGGATCAGCTATACGTGGTCATGAGGTCTTCTACGGGATCATGTTTGATGCCGGAAGCACTGGCACCCGCGTGCATGTCTTCCAATTTGCTCAGCCTCCTGGAG AAACCCCCACCTTGACCCATGAAACCTTCAAAGCACTGAAGCCCGGTCTTTCTGCTTATGCTGACGACGTTGAAAAG AGTGCTCAGGGAATTCAGGAACTGCTGGATGTTGCTAAACAAGAGATTCCATTCGACTTCTGGAAGGTCACCCCTCTGGTCCTCAAGGCCACAGCTGGTTTGCGTCTGTTACCAGGAGAAAAGGCCCATAAGTTATTGCAAAAG GTGAAAGAGGTGTTTAAGGCATCACCTTTCCTGGTAGGGGATGACTGTGTTTCCATCATGAACGGAACGGACGAAG GCGTATCAGCATGGATCACTGTCAACTTCCTAACAG GCAGTTTGAAAACCCCAGGAAGGAGCAGTGTGGGCATGCTGGATTTGGGCGGAGGATCCACTCAGATCACCTTCCTTCCACGGGTCGAG GGCACTCTTCAGGCCTCTCCACCTGGCCATCTGACAGCCCTGCAGATGTTTAACAGGACCTATAAACTCTACTCCTACAG CTACCTGGGACTGGGATTGATGTCAGCACGACTGGCGATCTTAGGCGGTGTGGAGGGAAAACCTG TTAAGGATGGAAAGGACTTGGTCAGCCCCTGTCTGTCTCCAAGTTTCAAAGGAGAGTGGGAACATGCTGAAATAACATACAGGATTTCAGGACAGAAGGCAG GGAGCCTCTATGAGCTGTGTGCCAGCCGAGTGTCAGAAGTACTTCGAAATAAAGTACACAGAACGGAAGAGGTGAAGCACGTGGACTTTTATGCTTTTTCCTACTATTATGACCTTGCAGCCAGTGTCGGTCTCATAG TGTGTCGGACTCTGGAGACTCAGCCACACAGCAGCCCCTTCGTGTGCATGGATCTCACCTACATTACCTTGCTGCTCCAGGAGTTTGGCTTTCCCAGGGATAAAGTGCTGAAG CTGACTCGGAAAATCGACAATGTGGAGACGAGCTGGGCTCTGGGGGCCATTTTTCACTACATCGACTCCctgaacagagagaagagtccaGCCTTGAAGTAG
- the Entpd6 gene encoding ectonucleoside triphosphate diphosphohydrolase 6 isoform X4 has translation MRKIPNHGTLRMTKVAYPLGLCLGLFIYVVYIKWHRASATQAFFTIAGAASGARWGQQARSSLGSAIRGHEVFYGIMFDAGSTGTRVHVFQFAQPPGETPTLTHETFKALKPGLSAYADDVEKSAQGIQELLDVAKQEIPFDFWKVTPLVLKATAGLRLLPGEKAHKLLQKVKEVFKASPFLVGDDCVSIMNGTDEGVSAWITVNFLTGSLKTPGRSSVGMLDLGGGSTQITFLPRVEGTLQASPPGHLTALQMFNRTYKLYSYSYLGLGLMSARLAILGGVEGKPVKDGKDLVSPCLSPSFKGEWEHAEITYRISGQKAGSLYELCASRVSEVLRNKVHRTEEVKHVDFYAFSYYYDLAASVGLIASIMALLPQDRTECGKCQPG, from the exons atgagaaaaataccaAATCATGGGACCCTGCGGATGACGAAGGTGGCATACCCCCTGGGACTGTGCTTGGGCCTATTCATCTACGTCGTCTACATCAAGTGGCACCGGGCCTCTGCCACCCAGGCCTTTTTCACTATCGCTGGGGCAGCCTCAGGGGCCCGGTGGGGACAGCAGGCCCGCAGCTCACTAGGATCAGCTATACGTGGTCATGAGGTCTTCTACGGGATCATGTTTGATGCCGGAAGCACTGGCACCCGCGTGCATGTCTTCCAATTTGCTCAGCCTCCTGGAG AAACCCCCACCTTGACCCATGAAACCTTCAAAGCACTGAAGCCCGGTCTTTCTGCTTATGCTGACGACGTTGAAAAG AGTGCTCAGGGAATTCAGGAACTGCTGGATGTTGCTAAACAAGAGATTCCATTCGACTTCTGGAAGGTCACCCCTCTGGTCCTCAAGGCCACAGCTGGTTTGCGTCTGTTACCAGGAGAAAAGGCCCATAAGTTATTGCAAAAG GTGAAAGAGGTGTTTAAGGCATCACCTTTCCTGGTAGGGGATGACTGTGTTTCCATCATGAACGGAACGGACGAAG GCGTATCAGCATGGATCACTGTCAACTTCCTAACAG GCAGTTTGAAAACCCCAGGAAGGAGCAGTGTGGGCATGCTGGATTTGGGCGGAGGATCCACTCAGATCACCTTCCTTCCACGGGTCGAG GGCACTCTTCAGGCCTCTCCACCTGGCCATCTGACAGCCCTGCAGATGTTTAACAGGACCTATAAACTCTACTCCTACAG CTACCTGGGACTGGGATTGATGTCAGCACGACTGGCGATCTTAGGCGGTGTGGAGGGAAAACCTG TTAAGGATGGAAAGGACTTGGTCAGCCCCTGTCTGTCTCCAAGTTTCAAAGGAGAGTGGGAACATGCTGAAATAACATACAGGATTTCAGGACAGAAGGCAG GGAGCCTCTATGAGCTGTGTGCCAGCCGAGTGTCAGAAGTACTTCGAAATAAAGTACACAGAACGGAAGAGGTGAAGCACGTGGACTTTTATGCTTTTTCCTACTATTATGACCTTGCAGCCAGTGTCGGTCTCATAG CATCTATAATGGCTCTGCTGCCCCAAGACAGGACTGAGTGTGGAAAGTGCCAGCCAGGGTGA
- the Entpd6 gene encoding ectonucleoside triphosphate diphosphohydrolase 6 isoform X5, with the protein MRKIPNHGTLRMTKVAYPLGLCLGLFIYVVYIKWHRASATQAFFTIAGAASGARWGQQARSSLGSAIRGHEVFYGIMFDAGSTGTRVHVFQFAQPPGETPTLTHETFKALKPGLSAYADDVEKSAQGIQELLDVAKQEIPFDFWKVTPLVLKATAGLRLLPGEKAHKLLQKVKEVFKASPFLVGDDCVSIMNGTDEGVSAWITVNFLTGSLKTPGRSSVGMLDLGGGSTQITFLPRVEGTLQASPPGHLTALQMFNRTYKLYSYSYLGLGLMSARLAILGGVEGKPGLYDC; encoded by the exons atgagaaaaataccaAATCATGGGACCCTGCGGATGACGAAGGTGGCATACCCCCTGGGACTGTGCTTGGGCCTATTCATCTACGTCGTCTACATCAAGTGGCACCGGGCCTCTGCCACCCAGGCCTTTTTCACTATCGCTGGGGCAGCCTCAGGGGCCCGGTGGGGACAGCAGGCCCGCAGCTCACTAGGATCAGCTATACGTGGTCATGAGGTCTTCTACGGGATCATGTTTGATGCCGGAAGCACTGGCACCCGCGTGCATGTCTTCCAATTTGCTCAGCCTCCTGGAG AAACCCCCACCTTGACCCATGAAACCTTCAAAGCACTGAAGCCCGGTCTTTCTGCTTATGCTGACGACGTTGAAAAG AGTGCTCAGGGAATTCAGGAACTGCTGGATGTTGCTAAACAAGAGATTCCATTCGACTTCTGGAAGGTCACCCCTCTGGTCCTCAAGGCCACAGCTGGTTTGCGTCTGTTACCAGGAGAAAAGGCCCATAAGTTATTGCAAAAG GTGAAAGAGGTGTTTAAGGCATCACCTTTCCTGGTAGGGGATGACTGTGTTTCCATCATGAACGGAACGGACGAAG GCGTATCAGCATGGATCACTGTCAACTTCCTAACAG GCAGTTTGAAAACCCCAGGAAGGAGCAGTGTGGGCATGCTGGATTTGGGCGGAGGATCCACTCAGATCACCTTCCTTCCACGGGTCGAG GGCACTCTTCAGGCCTCTCCACCTGGCCATCTGACAGCCCTGCAGATGTTTAACAGGACCTATAAACTCTACTCCTACAG CTACCTGGGACTGGGATTGATGTCAGCACGACTGGCGATCTTAGGCGGTGTGGAGGGAAAACCTG GGTTGTATGACTGTTGA